The genomic segment GTCTACCAACCTCCGGGCACTTTGCTCCCAGTCCGGGGTGACCGGCACGTGGGCGACGCCAACGATCGCGCCGAGCAAATCGATCGGGTCGAGATCCTTCCGCAAGTCGCCACTCTCGATCGCACGCGTCACCAAGGCGCGAATGGCGGCCCAGATCTGGGTGCGGGACGCTTCGACCACTTTCGCTTGCCCCCCGACCAGGGAATTCAGCGCGGGGGCAATGATCTTCTTGGCGGCAATGTAATCCACGAACAACAGCATCCAGGCTCGCAAGGCCTCGATCGGTGGCAAGTCTTGAGCGAGTTTCTGCTCGGCCGCGGCAAGTTTATCCACCTCGGTCCGGTACACGGCCTCCAGCAGCGCGTCACGCGTGGGGAAGTGGCGATACAGCGTTCCCGGCCCCACCCCCGCCTGCTTGGCGATCTCGTCCAGGCTGGTCTCCGCCCCCGACCGGGCGAACGCTTGCTTCGCGACGTCCAAAATGC from the Frigoriglobus tundricola genome contains:
- a CDS encoding TetR/AcrR family transcriptional regulator, which produces MTAKRSQPAGRKPRADALRNRERILDVAKQAFARSGAETSLDEIAKQAGVGPGTLYRHFPTRDALLEAVYRTEVDKLAAAEQKLAQDLPPIEALRAWMLLFVDYIAAKKIIAPALNSLVGGQAKVVEASRTQIWAAIRALVTRAIESGDLRKDLDPIDLLGAIVGVAHVPVTPDWEQSARRLVDILVTGSRAVV